A genome region from Leifsonia sp. Root112D2 includes the following:
- a CDS encoding helix-turn-helix domain-containing protein, with the protein MGIDTPESLGRFLTVADAAEILNVLPADVLTIVQSGELPAIKLGATGKWRIERVVLEAYIDAMYEESRRRSLWQQSDFANIPELSGGKIIRSEG; encoded by the coding sequence ATGGGGATCGACACACCTGAATCGCTCGGCCGCTTTTTGACGGTCGCCGACGCTGCGGAGATCCTCAACGTGCTGCCCGCAGACGTGCTCACCATCGTGCAGTCCGGCGAATTGCCGGCCATCAAGCTCGGCGCAACGGGCAAATGGCGCATCGAACGCGTCGTGCTCGAGGCGTACATCGACGCCATGTACGAGGAATCCCGGCGACGCAGCCTCTGGCAGCAATCCGACTTCGCCAACATCCCGGAACTCTCCGGAGGCAAGATCATCCGTTCGGAGGGCTGA
- a CDS encoding sensor histidine kinase encodes MSTLSELILAQGRSSVDVEWLHMLVGDWQLLADLAFADIVLWVPTDDDDFVAVAHARPSSAATLFYRDFVGQKIKAEWRAQVTEAYRTAVIVDSAAPDWYEETPTRVRAVPVIRRLSAHSPDTDPIPVAVITRHSNLSEARTPSRQELTFNGCANDLFAMIASGDFPDLGAPTGPRRGAPRASDGLIRLGVDGITTFASPNALSAFNRMGFTEELEGESLAAVTTQLLAGRMTVDESLPLVVTGRAPWRTDIEARGVTVSLRAIPIRNRGERVGAIVLCRDVSELRHQERELITKDATIREIHHRVKNNLQTVASLLRIQARRSHSDEVREALNQAQRRVAAIAVVHDTLSEGLAQIVDFDDVFARVLLLVAEVAASHNTTVHPKSSGSFGELPSAYATPLALALTELVTNAVEHGLAGREGEVEITAERSEDTLVVKVVDNGSGLPEGKVGSGLGTQIVRTLIQGELGGIIDWHTMMGQGTEVTIEVPLRYLNAK; translated from the coding sequence GTGTCGACGCTCAGTGAACTCATCCTTGCCCAGGGCCGCTCCTCGGTGGATGTCGAATGGCTGCACATGCTCGTCGGTGACTGGCAGCTGCTGGCCGACCTTGCCTTTGCCGACATCGTGCTGTGGGTTCCCACGGATGACGACGACTTCGTCGCCGTCGCGCACGCCCGGCCGTCGAGTGCGGCCACCCTCTTCTACCGGGACTTCGTCGGGCAGAAGATCAAGGCGGAGTGGCGCGCCCAGGTGACCGAGGCATACCGCACGGCGGTCATCGTCGACTCGGCTGCGCCGGATTGGTACGAGGAGACCCCGACGCGAGTGCGCGCGGTTCCCGTCATCCGTCGCCTGAGCGCGCATTCTCCGGACACCGACCCCATTCCAGTCGCGGTGATCACCCGGCACAGCAACTTGAGCGAGGCGCGCACACCCAGTCGCCAGGAGCTCACCTTCAACGGGTGTGCCAACGATCTTTTTGCGATGATCGCCTCGGGGGATTTTCCCGATCTGGGCGCGCCGACGGGGCCGCGCAGGGGCGCGCCACGCGCATCCGACGGTCTGATTCGGCTCGGCGTCGATGGCATCACCACCTTCGCGAGTCCGAACGCGCTCTCGGCGTTCAACCGCATGGGCTTCACGGAAGAACTCGAGGGCGAGTCGCTGGCGGCCGTCACGACGCAGCTTCTGGCGGGCCGCATGACCGTCGACGAGTCGCTGCCGCTCGTGGTCACCGGCCGGGCGCCGTGGCGCACCGACATCGAAGCGCGCGGGGTCACGGTCTCGCTGCGGGCCATCCCCATTCGCAACCGCGGCGAGCGGGTGGGCGCCATCGTGCTCTGTCGCGACGTCAGCGAGCTGCGGCATCAGGAGCGTGAACTCATCACGAAGGATGCGACGATCCGCGAGATTCACCATCGGGTGAAGAACAACCTGCAGACCGTCGCGTCGCTGTTGCGCATCCAGGCCCGGCGTTCGCACTCGGACGAGGTGCGGGAGGCGCTCAATCAGGCGCAGCGGCGTGTGGCGGCCATCGCCGTCGTGCACGACACGCTCTCGGAGGGACTGGCGCAGATCGTCGACTTCGATGACGTGTTCGCCCGGGTTCTTTTGCTCGTGGCCGAGGTGGCGGCGAGCCACAACACAACGGTGCACCCGAAGTCGTCGGGCAGCTTCGGCGAGCTGCCGAGTGCGTACGCCACTCCGCTGGCCCTGGCACTGACCGAACTGGTGACGAACGCCGTGGAACACGGCCTGGCGGGGCGCGAGGGCGAGGTCGAGATCACGGCCGAGCGCTCGGAGGACACCCTCGTGGTCAAGGTCGTCGACAACGGATCGGGGCTGCCCGAAGGCAAGGTCGGCTCGGGCCTCGGCACGCAGATCGTGCGCACCCTCATCCAGGGCGAACTCGGCGGAATCATCGACTGGCACACCATGATGGGCCAGGGCACCGAGGTCACCATCGAGGTTCCCCTGCGCTACCTCAACGCCAAGTAA
- the rsrA gene encoding mycothiol system anti-sigma-R factor: protein MTDCGCSKAKADLEEYLHNELRGADASDIREHLENCTSCTEEHHVGLVLTEAVKRACSETAPEELRAQVLARLRGFQATH, encoded by the coding sequence ATGACCGATTGTGGCTGCAGCAAGGCCAAGGCGGACCTCGAGGAATACCTGCACAACGAGTTGCGCGGTGCGGATGCGAGCGACATTCGCGAGCATCTGGAGAACTGCACGAGTTGCACCGAAGAACACCACGTGGGGCTTGTGCTGACGGAGGCCGTGAAGCGGGCCTGCAGCGAGACCGCACCGGAGGAACTGCGCGCCCAAGTGCTGGCCAGGCTCCGGGGCTTCCAGGCCACGCACTGA
- a CDS encoding sigma-70 family RNA polymerase sigma factor, translating into MPAELDWAVMTTATKDLGSLFEEQALPFMDQLYAAALRMTRNPADAQDLVQETFVKAFAAFKQFEQGTNLKAWLYRILTNTFINTYRKKQREPFQGAIDELEDWQMGGAESRTASSSTRSAEAEAIDHLPDSAVKDALQAIPEDFRMAVYFADVEGFSYQEIADMMKTPIGTVMSRLHRGRRMLRDLLADYAQERGHAVSAVPAARTPRSTK; encoded by the coding sequence ATGCCCGCAGAACTAGACTGGGCGGTGATGACGACCGCGACGAAAGACCTCGGCTCACTCTTTGAAGAGCAGGCACTCCCGTTCATGGACCAGCTCTATGCGGCTGCGCTACGCATGACCAGAAACCCCGCGGATGCGCAGGACCTGGTACAGGAGACCTTCGTCAAGGCGTTTGCGGCGTTCAAGCAGTTCGAGCAGGGCACCAACCTCAAGGCGTGGCTGTACCGCATTCTCACGAACACCTTCATCAACACCTATCGCAAGAAGCAGCGCGAGCCGTTCCAGGGCGCCATCGACGAGCTCGAGGACTGGCAGATGGGCGGCGCCGAGTCGCGCACCGCGTCGTCGTCGACGCGATCGGCCGAGGCGGAAGCCATCGACCACCTGCCCGACAGTGCCGTGAAGGACGCGCTGCAGGCGATTCCCGAAGATTTCCGCATGGCCGTGTATTTCGCCGATGTGGAGGGCTTCTCCTACCAGGAGATCGCCGACATGATGAAAACCCCCATTGGAACCGTGATGAGCCGACTGCATCGTGGCAGGCGCATGTTGCGGGACCTGTTGGCCGATTATGCGCAGGAGCGTGGTCACGCCGTCTCGGCCGTACCCGCCGCGCGAACCCCCAGGAGCACGAAATGA
- a CDS encoding DoxX family protein, translating into MPTTPFAIAQLVVCVALAIVFVAMGTAHFRPRSRRVMARMIPPALRFDGLARPEILVAFTGVCEIVGGVGLLIPAVRLAAGVCLAVFLVAVFPANAYAARNRDRFGALAVPLIPRLIAQILLIALCIVAVI; encoded by the coding sequence ATGCCCACGACGCCATTCGCCATCGCCCAGCTTGTCGTCTGCGTCGCCCTCGCGATCGTCTTCGTCGCGATGGGGACCGCCCATTTTCGACCGAGGTCTCGCCGTGTCATGGCACGAATGATTCCCCCTGCCCTGCGCTTCGACGGCCTCGCCCGTCCGGAGATACTGGTGGCATTCACGGGAGTGTGCGAGATCGTCGGCGGCGTGGGGCTGCTGATTCCTGCCGTGCGGCTTGCGGCCGGCGTCTGCCTGGCCGTCTTCCTCGTCGCGGTTTTTCCGGCCAATGCCTATGCCGCCCGCAATCGCGACCGCTTCGGCGCGCTGGCCGTGCCGCTCATTCCGCGGCTCATCGCACAGATCCTGCTCATCGCCCTCTGCATCGTCGCGGTCATCTAG
- a CDS encoding WhiB family transcriptional regulator: protein MDWRDKAACLTADPELFFPVGNTGPAVDQIDKAKAVCARCTVTEVCLQYALETGQDSGVWGGLSEDERRALKRRAARARRAS from the coding sequence ATGGACTGGCGCGACAAAGCCGCCTGCCTGACGGCCGACCCGGAACTCTTCTTCCCCGTAGGCAACACCGGCCCCGCCGTCGATCAGATCGACAAGGCAAAGGCGGTCTGCGCCCGCTGCACCGTCACCGAGGTGTGCCTGCAGTACGCACTCGAGACCGGCCAGGACTCGGGCGTCTGGGGTGGCCTCTCCGAAGACGAGCGCCGCGCGCTCAAGCGTCGCGCCGCTCGCGCCCGCCGCGCCTCTTAG
- the rsgA gene encoding ribosome small subunit-dependent GTPase A: MTWWDADPDDDDEDDEFDESDVRVRPSRKGSRPRTKIRPEHNDAQTGRVLGVDRGRYSILIDESTRDERQLTAARASELRRKSVVTGDRVDLVGDLSGDDGTLARIVRIQPRTTLLRRSADDTDEVERVIVANADQMLIVVAAANPEPRIRLVDRYLVAAYDAGISPILCITKTDLADPAEFLRNFAGLDLPIFTSSEGNLPVDDITASLINHDTVFVGHSGVGKSTLVNALVPEAKRATGVVNTVTGRGRHTSSSTVSLRLATDAGRGWVIDTPGVRSFGLGHIDTDNILKSFTDLAAIAEDCPRGCTHLPDAPDCAINEAVAAGRLGETGKGRLDSLQRLLTTFAKAPGH; this comes from the coding sequence ATGACGTGGTGGGACGCCGACCCCGACGACGACGATGAGGACGACGAGTTCGACGAGTCGGATGTTCGGGTGCGCCCGAGCCGCAAGGGCTCACGACCGCGCACCAAGATTCGGCCTGAACACAACGACGCGCAGACCGGGCGGGTTCTCGGCGTCGATCGTGGCCGATATTCGATTCTCATCGACGAGAGCACACGGGATGAGCGCCAGCTGACAGCGGCGCGAGCCAGCGAGCTGCGACGCAAGTCCGTGGTCACGGGTGACCGCGTCGACCTCGTCGGCGACCTGAGCGGCGACGACGGAACCCTGGCCCGCATCGTGCGCATCCAGCCGCGCACGACGTTGCTGCGACGCAGCGCCGACGACACCGACGAGGTCGAGCGCGTCATAGTGGCCAATGCCGACCAGATGCTCATCGTGGTGGCCGCCGCGAACCCGGAGCCACGCATCCGTCTCGTCGATCGTTATCTGGTGGCCGCCTACGACGCGGGCATCTCCCCCATCCTGTGCATCACCAAGACCGACCTGGCCGACCCGGCCGAGTTTCTGCGGAACTTCGCCGGCCTCGACCTGCCGATCTTCACGAGCAGCGAGGGAAATCTGCCGGTCGACGACATCACCGCATCGCTCATCAACCACGACACGGTCTTCGTCGGCCACTCCGGTGTGGGCAAATCGACGCTCGTCAATGCACTGGTGCCCGAGGCGAAACGCGCCACCGGCGTTGTGAACACCGTGACAGGACGTGGGCGACACACCTCCTCGTCGACCGTCTCACTTCGATTGGCAACGGATGCCGGTCGCGGCTGGGTCATCGACACCCCGGGCGTGCGCTCGTTCGGCCTCGGCCACATCGACACGGACAACATTCTCAAGTCGTTCACCGACCTGGCCGCCATCGCCGAGGACTGCCCGCGTGGCTGTACCCACCTGCCGGATGCGCCCGACTGCGCGATCAACGAGGCCGTCGCGGCGGGTCGCCTCGGCGAGACCGGCAAGGGCAGGCTCGACTCCCTGCAGCGCCTGCTCACGACCTTCGCGAAAGCACCCGGTCACTGA
- a CDS encoding AAA family ATPase, translated as MVTLALALDHRVEDRLGAEMVAGGHEIIARLRSAAEIIALLQEHLPDVVLVGASRKHLSEGLIAACDARAVRLIALASSDLERRHAASLGLYEVVDAAAPWGEIETVLTGGPAVPSRLGPRTTGRAATVIAVWGPAGAPGRTSLAITIAAEIAARGHRVALADVDTYGGCVAPALGMLDEAPGFAAACRLAGTDSLNQSELERIAGRYSSPQGAFWVLSGIGRPTRWPELTADRVTTTIEACRHWVDYLVMDTGFSIESDEEISSDLFAPRRNAATIAALGAADRIVAVGLADPVGISRFLRAHVDLVEQFPQARVSVVMNRVRAAAVGLNPFGQVSSTLARFAGIESPVLVPHDAQAFDAAVLAGKTLRDTAPRSPARAAVRRLVDSTLLPAGDPAPRAGRRAARFSRRQPRRLPSQSPAESPAESAGHG; from the coding sequence ATGGTCACCCTCGCCCTGGCCCTGGACCACCGGGTGGAAGACCGGCTCGGCGCGGAGATGGTGGCAGGCGGCCATGAGATCATCGCGCGGCTGCGTTCAGCGGCCGAGATCATCGCGCTGCTCCAGGAGCACCTGCCCGACGTCGTGCTTGTCGGCGCCTCGCGCAAACATCTCAGCGAGGGGCTCATCGCGGCCTGCGACGCCCGCGCGGTTCGTCTGATAGCCCTCGCCTCAAGCGACCTGGAGAGGCGGCACGCGGCATCCCTCGGCCTGTATGAGGTCGTCGATGCGGCGGCGCCCTGGGGAGAGATCGAGACGGTGTTGACCGGTGGGCCCGCCGTTCCCTCGCGGCTCGGCCCGCGCACGACGGGCAGGGCGGCAACCGTCATCGCCGTCTGGGGCCCGGCAGGGGCGCCCGGCCGCACCTCGCTGGCCATTACCATCGCCGCGGAGATTGCCGCGCGCGGGCACCGGGTGGCTCTTGCCGATGTCGACACCTACGGCGGATGCGTTGCACCCGCGCTCGGAATGCTCGACGAGGCGCCCGGCTTCGCCGCGGCCTGCCGGCTCGCCGGTACCGACAGCCTCAACCAGTCCGAACTCGAGCGCATCGCGGGTCGCTATTCCTCACCACAGGGGGCCTTCTGGGTGCTCAGCGGAATCGGCCGCCCGACGCGATGGCCGGAGCTCACGGCGGATCGGGTCACGACAACGATCGAGGCATGCCGGCACTGGGTGGACTATCTCGTGATGGACACCGGCTTCAGCATTGAGAGCGATGAGGAGATCTCCAGCGATCTTTTCGCACCGAGGCGCAACGCTGCAACCATCGCGGCACTGGGGGCGGCCGATCGAATAGTCGCGGTGGGGCTCGCCGACCCGGTGGGCATTTCGCGTTTCCTGCGAGCCCACGTCGACCTCGTTGAGCAGTTTCCCCAGGCTCGCGTGAGCGTGGTGATGAACCGGGTGCGTGCGGCGGCCGTCGGGCTGAACCCATTCGGGCAGGTCTCCTCGACCCTGGCCCGCTTCGCCGGCATCGAGTCTCCGGTGCTGGTGCCGCACGATGCCCAGGCCTTCGACGCTGCGGTGCTCGCAGGCAAGACACTGCGCGATACCGCACCGAGATCACCGGCAAGGGCCGCCGTACGGCGCCTGGTCGACTCGACCCTGCTGCCCGCTGGTGATCCGGCACCCCGCGCCGGAAGACGGGCCGCCCGATTCAGCAGACGGCAACCGCGACGGTTGCCGTCTCAATCGCCAGCCGAATCCCCGGCGGAGTCCGCCGGTCACGGCTGA
- a CDS encoding MMPL family transporter, with amino-acid sequence MRVLIPVVLIAVWFAVFSAGGSSFSQVNTVAKNDQIQHLPASADATQVQKLQSQFRGDDVIPAVVVYQRTGGLTAADRTAIDAQLAQVSALDGVVKKGVSPAIVSQDGKAAEVIVPMETRVKPADTVKTVRAMLTTGLPAGLSVFVTGPAGLSADIVGAFSGLDGMLLLVALAAVLIILIIVYRSPLLPLIVLGTSLVALTGAMFTVVALAKANLVVLSGQTEGILMILVIGAATDYSLLYVARFREALRDYEHKWDATWAALRGSWQAILASAGTVIVGLLCLLFSELNSNKALGPVAAIGIGFALLAALTLLPALMLWAGRTAFWPVRPKLGSTHPSVDGAGARGIWPRVARLVSRRSRTVWVACAVLLGVAALGLAGLKADGVPQSDFVIGHSEARDGQAALSAHFPGGAGTPAMVIGPQSRLKDMSDTVLGTKGVSSLTVISADSPSGTLPVTTAGVQPGPDGASGEPTVIDGTVMLQATLDDAGDTAPAEKTVRALRASFAKAPYAQQGADAVLIGGVTATAIDTNDAAIHDRNLIIPLVLAVILVILMLLLRSILAPVLLILTVVLSYAAALGVSSLVFNGVFGFPGADPTVPMFGFVFLVALGIDYNIFLMTRVREESVLHGTRSGIGRGLVATGGVITSAGIVLAATFAALGVLPVLFLAQISFIVAFGVLIDTIIVRSLLVPALGHDIGRAIWWPSALSRAVELGGTRQRSATPAPSEPASEGNLR; translated from the coding sequence TTGCGCGTGCTGATCCCCGTCGTGCTGATTGCGGTGTGGTTCGCGGTGTTCTCCGCCGGCGGCTCCTCGTTCAGCCAGGTGAACACGGTGGCCAAGAACGACCAGATCCAGCATCTGCCCGCCAGCGCGGATGCCACCCAGGTGCAGAAGCTGCAGTCGCAGTTCCGCGGTGACGACGTCATCCCGGCCGTCGTGGTGTATCAGCGCACGGGCGGCCTGACCGCCGCCGATCGCACGGCGATCGATGCGCAACTGGCACAGGTCTCCGCGCTCGACGGCGTCGTGAAGAAGGGCGTCTCGCCGGCGATCGTGTCACAGGACGGCAAGGCGGCCGAGGTCATCGTGCCGATGGAGACCCGCGTCAAGCCTGCTGACACCGTGAAGACCGTGCGCGCGATGCTGACGACCGGTCTGCCCGCCGGACTCTCGGTTTTTGTCACCGGGCCGGCGGGACTCTCGGCCGATATTGTGGGTGCGTTCAGTGGGCTGGACGGCATGCTGCTGCTCGTGGCTCTCGCCGCGGTGCTCATCATTCTCATCATCGTGTACCGCTCTCCGCTGTTGCCGCTCATCGTGCTCGGCACCAGTCTTGTGGCGCTCACCGGTGCGATGTTCACGGTCGTGGCGCTGGCGAAGGCCAATCTCGTCGTGCTCTCGGGACAGACCGAGGGCATCCTGATGATTCTCGTCATCGGAGCCGCCACCGACTACTCGTTGCTGTACGTGGCGCGCTTCCGTGAGGCGCTGCGCGACTATGAACACAAATGGGATGCCACCTGGGCCGCGTTGCGCGGCTCGTGGCAGGCGATTCTCGCCTCGGCGGGAACCGTCATTGTCGGGCTGCTCTGCCTGCTCTTCAGCGAGCTCAACTCCAACAAGGCGCTCGGCCCCGTCGCGGCCATAGGCATCGGCTTCGCCCTGCTCGCGGCGCTCACCCTGCTGCCGGCGCTCATGCTGTGGGCCGGTCGCACCGCGTTCTGGCCGGTGCGTCCGAAACTCGGCTCCACGCATCCGTCGGTGGATGGCGCCGGTGCCCGGGGTATCTGGCCCCGCGTCGCGCGGCTGGTCTCCAGGCGCTCCCGCACCGTGTGGGTGGCGTGCGCGGTGCTTCTGGGCGTCGCCGCACTCGGCCTCGCGGGGCTGAAGGCAGACGGGGTGCCACAGAGTGACTTCGTGATTGGCCACTCCGAGGCCCGCGACGGCCAGGCCGCGCTGAGCGCTCACTTCCCCGGTGGGGCGGGCACTCCCGCCATGGTGATTGGCCCGCAGTCCAGGCTGAAGGACATGTCCGACACCGTTCTCGGAACGAAGGGGGTCTCCTCGTTGACCGTGATCTCCGCGGACTCGCCGAGCGGAACGCTGCCGGTCACGACCGCGGGCGTGCAGCCGGGGCCGGATGGGGCATCCGGGGAACCGACGGTGATCGACGGTACGGTGATGCTGCAGGCGACACTCGACGACGCCGGCGATACCGCACCGGCCGAGAAGACCGTGCGCGCGCTGAGGGCCTCCTTCGCGAAGGCCCCGTATGCACAGCAGGGGGCGGATGCCGTGCTCATCGGCGGCGTGACGGCCACCGCCATCGACACCAACGACGCGGCCATTCACGACCGCAACCTCATCATTCCGCTGGTGCTCGCTGTGATCCTCGTGATTCTGATGCTGTTGTTGCGCTCGATTCTGGCGCCGGTGCTGCTGATCCTCACCGTGGTGCTGTCGTATGCGGCGGCGCTGGGCGTCTCCTCGCTCGTCTTCAACGGCGTGTTCGGATTTCCCGGCGCGGACCCGACGGTTCCGATGTTCGGCTTCGTGTTTCTCGTGGCGCTCGGAATCGACTACAACATCTTCCTCATGACGCGCGTGAGGGAGGAGTCGGTGCTGCACGGTACGCGTTCGGGAATCGGCCGCGGGCTCGTGGCGACGGGCGGCGTGATCACCTCGGCGGGCATCGTGCTCGCGGCGACGTTCGCGGCGCTTGGCGTGCTGCCGGTGCTGTTCCTCGCCCAGATTTCGTTCATCGTGGCGTTCGGCGTGCTCATTGACACGATCATCGTGCGCTCGCTTCTCGTGCCGGCGCTGGGTCACGACATCGGCCGCGCGATCTGGTGGCCGAGCGCGCTGTCGCGCGCGGTGGAGCTTGGGGGAACGCGTCAGCGTTCCGCGACCCCAGCGCCGAGCGAGCCTGCGAGCGAGGGCAACCTCAGGTAG
- the aroA gene encoding 3-phosphoshikimate 1-carboxyvinyltransferase, with translation MLISKYSSPDFNPYGDTDPVDTAALWPAPTSAGPVDAVVALPGSKSLTNRELVLAALADGPSLLRAPLHSLDSSNMVGALRALGASIEERPASGAFGADWLVTPGELIGSTTIDCGQAGTVMRFVPPVAGLALGPTTFDADDSARGRPMATVIQALRALGVDVNDDRRSRLPFTVHGTGSVAGGAVTIDASSSSQFVSGLLLAAPRFTNGLQLTHEGERLPSLPHIDMTVAALAARGVEVSSPAVGQWVVEPAPISGAEIDIEPDLSNAAPFLAAALVTGGRVTISGWPQATTQVGAHLAELLPLFGASVTLENGALTVNGGDGIRAVQLDLTTGGELAPTLVALAALADGPSEITGIGHIRHHETDRLAALVAEINSLGGNVTELQDGLRIEPQPLHGGVWRSYHDHRMATTGALLGLVVAGVEIENVQTTAKTLPQFTQLWHEMVGGSTA, from the coding sequence ATGCTGATCTCGAAATATTCCTCTCCGGACTTCAACCCGTACGGTGACACCGATCCGGTAGACACCGCCGCGTTGTGGCCGGCGCCGACGAGCGCGGGACCCGTCGACGCCGTTGTCGCGTTGCCCGGGTCCAAGTCCCTGACAAATCGGGAACTCGTGCTCGCCGCCCTCGCCGACGGACCCTCGCTCTTGCGCGCGCCGTTGCACTCGCTCGACAGCAGCAATATGGTCGGCGCGCTGCGGGCGCTCGGCGCGAGCATCGAGGAGCGGCCCGCGTCCGGTGCGTTCGGTGCCGACTGGCTCGTGACGCCCGGCGAATTGATCGGCAGCACCACCATCGACTGCGGCCAGGCCGGCACCGTGATGCGCTTCGTGCCGCCGGTGGCCGGCCTGGCGCTCGGCCCGACCACCTTCGATGCAGATGACTCGGCCCGCGGCCGCCCGATGGCGACCGTGATCCAAGCGTTGCGCGCGCTCGGGGTCGACGTCAACGACGACCGGCGTTCGCGCCTGCCGTTCACCGTGCACGGCACCGGATCTGTCGCCGGCGGCGCCGTCACGATCGACGCCTCCTCCTCCAGCCAGTTCGTTTCCGGGCTGCTGCTGGCCGCCCCGCGCTTCACGAACGGCCTGCAGCTGACACATGAGGGCGAGCGGCTGCCGAGCCTGCCGCACATCGACATGACCGTCGCCGCTCTCGCGGCTCGCGGTGTCGAGGTCTCCTCCCCCGCCGTCGGCCAGTGGGTCGTTGAACCGGCACCGATCTCAGGTGCCGAGATCGATATCGAACCAGACCTCTCCAACGCCGCACCGTTCCTGGCGGCGGCGCTCGTCACCGGGGGCAGGGTCACCATCAGCGGATGGCCGCAGGCGACCACGCAGGTCGGCGCCCATTTGGCCGAGCTGCTGCCCCTTTTCGGGGCGAGCGTGACACTCGAGAACGGCGCCTTGACGGTGAACGGTGGCGACGGCATCCGTGCGGTGCAGCTTGACCTGACGACCGGCGGCGAGTTGGCTCCGACCCTGGTGGCGCTCGCGGCGCTGGCCGACGGGCCCAGCGAGATCACCGGCATCGGCCACATCCGGCATCACGAGACCGACCGGCTTGCCGCGCTGGTCGCCGAGATCAATTCTCTCGGCGGCAACGTCACCGAGCTGCAGGATGGCCTGCGCATCGAGCCGCAGCCGCTGCACGGCGGCGTCTGGCGCAGCTACCACGATCACCGCATGGCGACGACGGGTGCTCTACTCGGCCTGGTCGTGGCCGGCGTCGAGATCGAGAATGTGCAGACCACCGCCAAGACGCTGCCCCAGTTCACCCAGCTGTGGCACGAGATGGTGGGCGGGAGCACCGCCTAG
- the bcp gene encoding thioredoxin-dependent thiol peroxidase: protein MTSPRLEAGDTAPAFTLTDQDGASVSLGDYSGQNVIIYFYPAAMTPGCTKEACDFRDNLNSLQAAGYQVLGISKDAPAKLKTFQEQEGLTFPLLSDVDLTVHQSYGAYGEKSLYGKTITGVLRSTFVVGPDGTLSLALYNVKATGHVAMLRKRLGLAA, encoded by the coding sequence ATGACTTCACCACGCCTCGAAGCCGGCGACACGGCCCCCGCATTCACCCTCACTGACCAGGACGGGGCATCCGTCTCACTCGGGGACTACTCCGGGCAGAACGTCATCATCTACTTCTACCCGGCGGCGATGACGCCCGGCTGCACGAAGGAGGCCTGCGACTTTCGGGACAACCTGAATTCCCTGCAGGCCGCCGGCTACCAGGTGCTCGGCATCTCGAAGGATGCCCCCGCGAAGCTCAAGACGTTCCAGGAGCAGGAGGGGCTCACCTTTCCGCTTCTCTCCGACGTCGACCTCACCGTGCATCAGTCGTACGGCGCCTACGGCGAGAAGTCGCTGTACGGCAAGACGATCACGGGCGTGCTGCGTTCGACCTTCGTCGTGGGCCCGGATGGCACGCTGAGCCTCGCCCTCTACAACGTGAAGGCCACGGGGCACGTCGCCATGCTGCGCAAGCGGCTCGGTCTGGCCGCCTAG
- a CDS encoding Rv3235 family protein: MSHAASSFRPEDGPRRNGASSESEPFDPESFFGLQRTPGHELPDPAPLLENLSRCVIEVLAGARELDQLARWVTDDVYRHLLKRVVLAARARQLKSAPIRRPQITIGRTLLCRPRPDVVEAVVMVHNRARSRAVAIRLEGLDSRWRASVVSVL; the protein is encoded by the coding sequence ATGAGTCACGCCGCGTCTTCGTTCCGTCCCGAGGACGGACCACGCAGAAACGGCGCGAGCAGCGAGAGCGAACCCTTCGACCCGGAGTCGTTCTTCGGACTACAGCGAACGCCCGGCCATGAGCTGCCCGATCCGGCGCCCCTTCTGGAGAACCTCAGCCGCTGCGTCATCGAGGTGCTCGCGGGCGCCAGGGAACTCGACCAGCTGGCGCGGTGGGTGACCGACGATGTCTATCGCCATCTGCTCAAGCGGGTCGTGCTAGCCGCCCGCGCCAGGCAACTGAAGTCTGCGCCGATTCGCCGACCGCAGATCACGATAGGCCGAACGCTGCTCTGCCGCCCGCGCCCCGATGTCGTGGAGGCCGTGGTGATGGTGCACAACCGGGCGAGGTCCCGGGCGGTGGCCATTCGGCTCGAAGGACTCGACAGCCGCTGGCGGGCCAGTGTGGTCTCGGTGCTCTAA